From a region of the Candidatus Sulfotelmatobacter sp. genome:
- a CDS encoding exosortase/archaeosortase family protein, which produces MSATPTSAAGESHRNPPGARARIWLAALPVAALFALAYGRTFAALWDTWLHNDNYSHGPLVPVVSAVLVWSRRKKLARLPIEGRASGLLLVAAACALQIVGIRTDVLALQGWSALGLLFGLSLSLLGAAWTRALAFPLAFLAFMLPFPAVFVNQLSFALKEITVRISTRAAEWLGASLLRDGMTLYLQSGELRIENPCSGLRSLIALLATGALFAGIQRGAWWRRASLFALALPIAVLANAARITLLIVIGHYLGVERAGGLVHDVSGYLLYALAVLALLGARALLEPRAHEPRPPALEAMAR; this is translated from the coding sequence GTGAGCGCGACCCCCACTTCCGCGGCCGGCGAGTCCCACCGCAATCCGCCCGGGGCGCGAGCGCGGATCTGGCTCGCGGCCCTCCCCGTCGCTGCGTTGTTCGCCCTCGCCTACGGCCGGACGTTCGCCGCGTTGTGGGATACCTGGCTCCACAACGACAACTACTCGCACGGGCCGCTGGTGCCGGTGGTGAGCGCGGTGCTGGTGTGGAGTCGCCGGAAGAAGCTCGCGCGGCTTCCCATCGAAGGTCGCGCCTCGGGGCTCCTGCTGGTCGCGGCCGCGTGCGCGTTGCAGATCGTCGGCATCCGGACCGACGTGCTCGCGCTGCAGGGCTGGTCGGCGTTGGGGCTCCTCTTCGGCCTGAGCCTGTCGCTGCTCGGGGCGGCCTGGACGCGCGCGCTTGCTTTTCCGCTCGCGTTTCTGGCGTTCATGTTGCCCTTCCCGGCGGTGTTCGTGAACCAATTGAGCTTCGCGCTCAAGGAGATCACGGTGCGAATCTCGACTCGGGCCGCGGAATGGCTGGGCGCGTCACTGCTCCGGGACGGGATGACGCTCTACCTTCAGAGCGGCGAGCTGCGGATCGAGAACCCGTGCAGCGGATTGCGTTCCCTGATCGCGCTGCTCGCCACCGGCGCGCTGTTCGCGGGAATCCAGCGAGGGGCCTGGTGGCGGCGGGCGTCGTTGTTCGCGCTGGCCCTGCCGATCGCGGTGCTGGCCAACGCGGCGCGCATCACGCTGTTGATCGTCATCGGGCACTACCTCGGCGTCGAGCGTGCGGGCGGTCTGGTGCACGACGTTTCCGGCTACCTGCTGTACGCGCTGGCCGTGCTGGCGCTGCTGGGAGCGCGCGCGCTGCTCGAGCCGCGCGCGCACGAGCCGCGGCCGCCCGCGCTCGAGGCGATGGCTCGATGA
- a CDS encoding glycosyltransferase gives MRVLHVIEAMHQGGAESLLVEHARRAGPGVEVLICALNRGGPALEAARVAGARVFLLEKGGARWSGLQALIALMRRERVDVVNGHNPTGGLYGLAAARWSGVPVGIRTEHSLHAPGRHSPIYPALERAGTWMADRVICVCEAVRESHVSRLGWARERFIVITNGISEAPPARPREAVRAELGFGAETPLVIAVGSLTRQKSQHVLLEAMARLQQREARLLLAGEGPLREDLERRARELALGQRVRFLGARLDVADLYAASDVYALPSQREGLSISLLESMRAGIPAVATRVGGNGEAIEDGVSGRLVPVHDPAGMAAALDALIADRAGARAMGAAAEKRWRSRFTAERMVRETEALYRERLARRAPGERRASGEAEHVA, from the coding sequence ATGCGCGTCCTGCACGTGATCGAGGCCATGCATCAGGGCGGCGCCGAGTCGCTGCTGGTCGAGCACGCCCGGCGCGCCGGGCCCGGCGTCGAGGTGTTGATCTGCGCGCTCAATCGCGGCGGGCCGGCGCTCGAGGCCGCGCGCGTCGCCGGAGCGCGGGTCTTCCTGCTCGAGAAGGGCGGCGCGCGCTGGAGCGGACTCCAGGCTCTGATCGCGCTCATGCGCCGGGAGCGCGTGGACGTGGTGAACGGCCACAATCCCACCGGGGGGCTCTACGGCCTCGCGGCGGCGCGTTGGAGTGGCGTTCCGGTCGGCATCCGCACCGAGCACAGCCTGCACGCCCCGGGCCGGCACTCGCCGATCTATCCGGCGCTGGAGCGCGCCGGCACCTGGATGGCGGATCGGGTCATCTGCGTCTGCGAGGCGGTGCGTGAGAGCCACGTCTCGCGGCTGGGCTGGGCGCGCGAGCGCTTCATCGTGATCACGAACGGGATCTCGGAAGCGCCCCCGGCACGTCCGCGCGAAGCGGTGCGCGCCGAGCTCGGGTTCGGCGCAGAGACGCCGCTGGTGATCGCGGTCGGCAGCCTGACCCGCCAGAAATCCCAGCACGTGCTGCTCGAGGCCATGGCGCGGCTCCAGCAACGCGAGGCGCGCCTGCTGCTCGCTGGCGAGGGCCCGCTGCGCGAGGACCTCGAGCGGCGCGCGCGCGAGCTGGCGCTGGGCCAGCGGGTGCGCTTCCTGGGCGCACGTCTCGACGTCGCCGATCTCTACGCGGCCTCGGACGTGTACGCGCTGCCGTCGCAGCGGGAAGGGCTGTCGATCTCGCTGCTGGAATCCATGCGGGCGGGAATCCCGGCGGTCGCAACCCGAGTGGGTGGCAACGGCGAGGCGATCGAGGACGGCGTCAGCGGACGACTGGTTCCGGTTCACGACCCCGCGGGAATGGCCGCCGCGCTCGACGCGCTGATCGCCGACCGGGCCGGCGCGCGCGCGATGGGAGCCGCGGCCGAGAAGCGCTGGCGCTCGCGATTCACCGCCGAGCGCATGGTGCGCGAGACCGAAGCGTTGTACCGCGAGCGCCTCGCGCGGCGCGCACCCGGCGAACGACGCGCGAGCGGCGAGGCGGAGCACGTCGCGTGA
- a CDS encoding glycosyltransferase yields MKSIAYVTTTFPTFAAFLEGEVARFHRRGARIRVFTLRPLRGNYQSDHAALIPLTTFVGSPFDLRAWVALFAWSLRRPRVLFPEFARVMWASRGSLYALAGHLFWLPAAARVATLVERENLERVHGAWAHFPATVAYLAARLTGRRFSLAGHAGSDLYRTQAFLREKTLAADFVTTCVRGNRDMLRQLAGPAARVEWIYHGVDRSRFNGAGRARGADPLLLAVGRLAETKGFDTAVRALGELKRRGLVPRLQFVGDGPDRPLLERLAREQGVADQVEFRGWLQQGELLPLYQRAWLLLAPSRVLANGRRDGIPNVIVEALAMGLPCAGTRAAGLEEAITSGVNGVLAPPDDPVALADAVEPLLRDPSRLDRMSEAARGRILSEFDAEANFERLWNLFETDGASLSPSAAAS; encoded by the coding sequence GTGAAATCGATCGCCTACGTCACCACCACCTTCCCGACTTTCGCCGCGTTCCTGGAAGGGGAAGTGGCGCGATTCCACCGCCGCGGCGCGCGCATCCGCGTGTTCACGCTGCGCCCGCTTCGGGGCAACTACCAGTCGGATCACGCCGCGCTGATTCCGCTCACCACCTTTGTCGGATCACCCTTCGATCTCCGCGCCTGGGTGGCGCTGTTCGCGTGGTCGCTGCGCCGGCCACGCGTGCTGTTCCCCGAATTCGCGCGGGTGATGTGGGCCTCGCGGGGATCGCTCTACGCGCTGGCCGGCCACCTCTTCTGGCTGCCGGCCGCGGCCCGCGTGGCGACGCTGGTCGAGCGGGAGAACCTCGAGCGCGTCCACGGCGCGTGGGCGCATTTCCCGGCCACCGTGGCCTATCTCGCCGCGCGCCTGACCGGGCGGCGCTTCAGCCTCGCCGGCCACGCCGGTTCCGATCTCTATCGCACCCAGGCTTTTCTTCGCGAGAAGACGCTGGCGGCGGATTTCGTCACCACCTGCGTGCGCGGCAACCGGGACATGCTGCGCCAGCTGGCCGGCCCGGCGGCGCGCGTCGAGTGGATCTACCACGGCGTGGATCGTTCGCGCTTCAACGGCGCCGGCCGAGCGCGCGGCGCCGACCCGCTGCTGCTCGCGGTCGGCCGGCTGGCCGAGACCAAGGGCTTCGACACCGCGGTGCGAGCCCTCGGCGAGCTCAAGCGCCGCGGGCTGGTGCCACGCCTGCAGTTCGTGGGCGATGGTCCGGATCGACCGCTGCTCGAGCGCCTGGCGCGCGAGCAGGGCGTCGCCGACCAGGTCGAATTCCGCGGCTGGCTCCAGCAGGGCGAGCTGCTGCCGCTCTACCAACGCGCCTGGCTGCTGCTCGCGCCGAGCCGCGTGCTCGCCAACGGGCGGCGCGACGGCATTCCCAACGTGATCGTGGAGGCGCTGGCCATGGGCCTTCCGTGCGCCGGAACGCGCGCCGCGGGCCTCGAGGAGGCGATCACTTCGGGCGTGAACGGCGTGCTCGCGCCGCCCGACGACCCGGTGGCGCTCGCCGACGCGGTCGAGCCGCTGTTGCGCGATCCCTCGCGTCTCGATCGGATGAGCGAGGCGGCGCGCGGTCGCATCCTCAGCGAGTTCGACGCCGAGGCGAACTTCGAGCGGCTGTGGAACCTGTTCGAGACCGACGGGGCGTCCCTGAGCCCATCGGCCGCGGCGTCGTGA
- a CDS encoding EpsI family protein, with the protein MKRYLLSLVLLLLTAIYVLAHPPVNLALGRAVLSRVPQVLGDWNGTDLSFEDAVVEELKADDLMIRRYTRGDQLVWLCIVYHQNRRYGAHDPHLCYESQGYIIEGEHQAPIATGAHGEIVANWFVASRPKHPRLVAYWWTTEGLDTHDVAEFRRRMAMSGMLENRSWGAFVRVETPIRDDDEGAATSRLQAFATEVARVLPRVFADSTGAARRG; encoded by the coding sequence ATGAAGCGCTACCTGCTCTCGCTCGTGCTGCTGTTGCTCACGGCGATCTATGTGCTGGCGCATCCGCCGGTGAACCTGGCCCTCGGCCGCGCGGTGCTGTCGCGGGTGCCGCAGGTGCTGGGCGACTGGAACGGGACCGATCTCTCGTTCGAGGACGCGGTGGTCGAGGAGCTGAAGGCCGACGATCTCATGATCCGCAGATACACGCGCGGCGACCAGCTGGTCTGGCTGTGCATCGTCTATCACCAGAATCGCCGCTACGGAGCGCACGACCCGCACCTCTGCTACGAGTCGCAGGGCTACATCATCGAGGGTGAGCATCAGGCGCCGATCGCGACCGGGGCGCACGGGGAGATCGTGGCCAACTGGTTCGTGGCGTCGCGGCCCAAACACCCGCGACTGGTCGCCTACTGGTGGACCACCGAGGGGCTCGACACGCACGATGTCGCCGAATTCCGGCGGCGCATGGCGATGTCCGGGATGCTCGAGAACCGGTCGTGGGGCGCGTTCGTGCGCGTCGAGACGCCGATTCGCGACGACGACGAGGGCGCCGCAACCTCGCGCCTGCAGGCCTTCGCGACCGAGGTGGCTCGCGTGCTGCCGCGGGTGTTCGCCGACAGCACCGGGGCGGCGCGCCGCGGATGA
- a CDS encoding sugar transferase codes for MSRALEDAPRPGPRPIAPLPAGAYGGVKRAADVFGATLGLAVAAPLMLLIAIAIRLDSPGPALFRQRRIGRGSHEFEIVKFRTMRVGTPDLASHLLGPGSSRVTRLGFWLRRASLDELPQLWNVLKGDMTMVGPRPALYNQYDLIALRQQAGVDALRPGLTGWAQVNGRDELAIEEKVRYDRWYLENVNPGLDVSILVRTLITLFSSRGVY; via the coding sequence GTGAGCCGGGCCCTGGAAGACGCTCCTCGTCCCGGGCCGCGACCGATCGCGCCGCTGCCGGCCGGCGCGTATGGCGGCGTGAAGCGGGCCGCGGACGTGTTCGGCGCGACCCTCGGACTGGCCGTGGCGGCGCCGCTGATGTTGCTGATCGCGATCGCGATCCGGCTCGACTCGCCGGGGCCGGCGCTGTTTCGGCAGCGTCGCATCGGGCGAGGCTCGCACGAGTTCGAAATCGTGAAGTTCCGTACCATGCGGGTGGGCACGCCCGACCTGGCTTCGCATCTGCTCGGTCCCGGCTCGAGCCGGGTGACGAGGCTCGGCTTCTGGCTGCGCCGCGCGAGCCTCGACGAGCTGCCGCAGCTCTGGAACGTTCTCAAGGGCGACATGACGATGGTGGGGCCGCGTCCGGCGCTCTACAACCAGTACGATCTGATCGCGCTCCGCCAGCAGGCCGGTGTGGACGCTCTGAGGCCCGGGCTCACCGGCTGGGCGCAGGTGAACGGTCGCGACGAGCTCGCCATCGAGGAAAAGGTGCGCTACGACCGCTGGTATCTGGAGAACGTGAATCCCGGCCTCGACGTCTCGATCCTGGTACGCACGCTGATCACGCTGTTTTCCTCCCGCGGAGTCTACTGA
- a CDS encoding glycosyltransferase — MSARPVRLLFVVGNFAAGGAERHLLELWSRIDRTKFAVEIACFRAEGRFWPDVKALGWPVHELKVGKRVYDWTGFRGLLRLIRVTRRSKPDVIHGYLFGPNLFAVLAGRAARVPVVAVAKRNIDAFETPRQVRVQRWVHRNASHVTAVSEKVAETVVAMGVPRARITVIPNGVDLSRFAHAGGDRASLGAANGELVIGSVGCLAARKDYGTLLEALATLERSGRRFHAALVGDGPEREALEQRARELGVSARTTFLGERADVERLLPAMDVFVLSSREEGIPNALLEAMAAGRPSVATAVGGTPEVLEDGVTGWLVPPADPAALAAALEQTLADPDEARRRGEAARRATEEKMSIDAMVRRHEEFYRRAVDGERRP; from the coding sequence ATGAGCGCGCGCCCGGTTCGGCTCCTGTTCGTGGTCGGCAATTTCGCCGCCGGTGGTGCGGAACGACACCTGCTCGAGCTGTGGTCGCGCATCGATCGCACGAAGTTCGCGGTCGAGATCGCCTGCTTTCGCGCCGAAGGCCGCTTCTGGCCGGACGTGAAGGCGCTGGGCTGGCCGGTCCACGAGCTGAAGGTGGGGAAGCGGGTCTACGACTGGACCGGGTTCCGCGGCCTGTTGCGACTGATCCGAGTCACGCGGCGGTCGAAGCCCGATGTGATTCATGGCTATCTGTTCGGCCCGAACCTGTTCGCGGTGCTGGCCGGCCGCGCGGCCAGGGTTCCGGTGGTGGCGGTGGCCAAGCGCAACATCGATGCGTTCGAAACTCCACGCCAGGTTCGCGTCCAGCGCTGGGTGCACCGGAACGCCTCGCACGTCACTGCGGTGAGCGAGAAGGTGGCCGAGACCGTGGTGGCGATGGGGGTGCCGCGGGCTCGGATCACGGTGATCCCCAACGGCGTGGATCTCTCGCGATTCGCGCACGCGGGCGGCGACCGCGCGAGCCTGGGCGCTGCGAATGGCGAGCTCGTGATCGGCAGCGTGGGCTGCCTCGCGGCGCGCAAGGACTACGGCACGCTGCTCGAAGCGCTGGCGACGCTCGAACGCTCGGGACGTCGCTTCCACGCGGCGCTGGTCGGCGACGGCCCGGAGCGCGAGGCCCTCGAGCAGCGCGCGCGCGAGCTGGGAGTTTCGGCGCGCACCACGTTTCTCGGCGAGCGCGCGGATGTCGAGCGCCTGCTCCCGGCCATGGACGTGTTCGTGCTCTCCTCGCGCGAGGAGGGCATCCCCAACGCCCTGCTGGAGGCGATGGCCGCCGGGCGGCCGTCGGTGGCGACCGCGGTCGGCGGCACGCCCGAGGTGCTCGAGGACGGCGTCACCGGCTGGCTCGTGCCGCCTGCCGATCCGGCCGCGCTGGCGGCCGCGCTCGAGCAGACGCTGGCGGATCCCGACGAGGCGCGCCGGCGGGGCGAGGCCGCGCGCCGTGCCACCGAGGAGAAGATGAGCATCGATGCCATGGTCAGGCGCCACGAGGAGTTCTACCGGCGAGCGGTCGACGGGGAGCGGCGGCCGTGA
- a CDS encoding polysaccharide deacetylase family protein, with protein sequence MRHHRVYDDHERPLYRLGVSASVLESQLRALSVAGLAPLTVSEGLARLAESRTGHWVAMSFDDGYADNVSRALPLLKAAGARATFYLTAGWIDARRPAWWDELAYALEHARVPECRWTSDQGRVVSLRLATPRDRADSLRKLLPEMRVPTEARARSLERLREATAAAGEAPCEFADWSEAARLLEAGMEIGAHTLTHPHLSLLDPAGQRREIEGSIRLIESRLGSPPTGFAYPGGDLDERSVAIVRDARLAHAVTTSRGDVTPGADRLRLPRRGLSEGACLGPTGVFSTRLTLAEVRGAFDGLRSRVEAAA encoded by the coding sequence GTGCGCCATCACCGCGTATACGACGACCATGAGCGGCCACTCTACCGGTTGGGGGTGAGCGCCTCGGTTCTCGAGTCACAGCTGCGCGCGCTGTCGGTTGCCGGCCTCGCGCCGCTCACGGTGAGCGAGGGCCTCGCGCGGCTCGCCGAGTCGCGCACCGGCCACTGGGTGGCGATGAGCTTCGACGACGGTTACGCCGATAACGTGTCGCGGGCGCTTCCGCTGCTGAAGGCCGCGGGAGCGCGAGCCACCTTCTATCTCACCGCGGGATGGATCGACGCTCGCCGGCCCGCCTGGTGGGACGAACTGGCGTACGCGCTCGAGCACGCGCGGGTTCCCGAGTGTCGCTGGACGTCCGATCAGGGGCGGGTCGTGTCGCTGCGGCTCGCGACTCCGCGGGACCGCGCCGATTCGTTGAGGAAGCTCTTGCCCGAAATGAGAGTGCCGACCGAGGCTCGCGCCCGATCACTCGAGCGCCTGCGCGAAGCCACGGCCGCCGCCGGCGAAGCGCCCTGCGAGTTCGCCGACTGGAGCGAGGCCGCGCGGCTGCTCGAAGCCGGCATGGAGATCGGCGCCCACACGCTCACCCATCCCCATCTGAGTCTGCTCGATCCGGCCGGGCAGCGACGCGAGATCGAGGGCTCGATCCGCCTGATCGAATCGCGGCTCGGAAGCCCGCCGACCGGATTCGCATACCCGGGCGGCGATCTCGACGAGCGCTCGGTCGCGATCGTCCGCGACGCGCGGCTGGCACACGCGGTCACGACCTCGCGCGGCGACGTCACCCCGGGCGCGGATCGGCTGCGGCTCCCGCGCCGCGGGCTGTCGGAGGGCGCCTGCCTCGGACCCACCGGCGTCTTTTCGACGCGTCTCACGCTCGCCGAGGTGCGCGGGGCCTTTGACGGGCTGCGCTCTCGCGTGGAGGCTGCGGCATGA